From Streptomyces zhihengii, the proteins below share one genomic window:
- a CDS encoding ATP-binding protein: protein MKQSAKTLGTAALGAAFAAAAAGTASAAPALPDATGLLGPVSQVAPVQEVAGKLPAGAPQALTGAASTLPGALQEATGDTLSSDNAAAPVTGLLGGLPAGELGGGLPLGG, encoded by the coding sequence ATGAAGCAGTCCGCAAAGACTCTCGGTACCGCCGCTCTCGGTGCCGCGTTCGCCGCTGCCGCCGCCGGCACCGCGTCGGCCGCGCCGGCGCTGCCCGACGCGACCGGCCTGCTCGGTCCCGTCTCCCAGGTCGCGCCCGTCCAGGAGGTGGCCGGCAAGCTCCCGGCCGGAGCGCCGCAGGCGCTGACCGGTGCGGCGTCCACGCTGCCCGGCGCCCTCCAGGAGGCCACCGGCGACACCCTCTCCAGCGACAACGCGGCCGCACCGGTCACCGGCCTGCTCGGCGGCCTGCCCGCGGGCGAGCTGGGCGGCGGCCTGCCGCTCGGCGGCTGA
- a CDS encoding VanZ family protein, which yields MQRQGSGGSAAIHFRTAGLVLLVAHLLLVAWVTLRPRDVLWVTAANLEPLAGIRASLDAGLVEGLRHIGEGLLLLAPLGVLLPMAGGRLAVSPWASLTRTVAAGALLSLGIELLQTAVPGQVVDVDSLLLNTTGVALAHLAVVPACRARLRRRLLRPNGAPGRPGGTLGKETGAMLGDEGVRGATPTIPRVPIAP from the coding sequence GTGCAGCGTCAAGGCTCGGGCGGCAGTGCCGCCATCCACTTCCGCACGGCGGGGCTCGTCCTCCTCGTCGCCCACCTGCTGCTCGTCGCCTGGGTGACGCTCCGTCCACGCGACGTACTGTGGGTGACCGCGGCCAACCTGGAGCCGCTCGCGGGGATCCGCGCCTCCCTGGACGCCGGGCTCGTGGAGGGCCTGCGGCACATCGGGGAGGGACTGCTGCTGCTCGCGCCGCTCGGTGTGCTGCTGCCGATGGCCGGGGGACGGCTCGCCGTCTCCCCCTGGGCCTCGCTGACCCGGACCGTCGCGGCGGGGGCGCTGCTCTCGCTCGGCATCGAGCTGCTCCAGACGGCGGTGCCCGGCCAGGTCGTCGACGTCGACTCGCTGCTGCTGAACACCACCGGTGTGGCGCTCGCCCATCTCGCCGTGGTCCCCGCCTGCCGGGCCCGGCTGCGCCGCCGGCTGCTGCGGCCGAACGGCGCGCCCGGACGCCCCGGGGGCACCCTCGGGAAGGAGACCGGGGCCATGCTCGGGGACGAGGGCGTCAGGGGTGCGACCCCGACGATTCCCAGGGTCCCGATCGCCCCGTAG
- a CDS encoding PspC domain-containing protein encodes MAAIIRPREGRMLGGVCAALAQRFGTSATTMRIVFLASCLLPGPQFLLYIALWFLLPSQKQASPAW; translated from the coding sequence ATGGCCGCGATCATCCGCCCCCGTGAAGGCCGCATGCTCGGCGGCGTGTGCGCCGCGCTGGCGCAGCGGTTCGGCACATCGGCCACGACGATGCGGATCGTCTTCCTCGCCTCGTGCCTGCTGCCCGGCCCGCAGTTCCTGCTCTACATCGCCCTGTGGTTCCTGCTGCCCTCCCAGAAGCAGGCCTCCCCCGCCTGGTGA